The Zingiber officinale cultivar Zhangliang chromosome 9A, Zo_v1.1, whole genome shotgun sequence genome window below encodes:
- the LOC122018595 gene encoding uncharacterized protein LOC122018595 — translation MAASAGLAPALPLLVAVCCFLFPIFVGGEIEYISAVGDPGMRRDGLRLALEAWNFCNEVGAEAPGMGSPRVADCFDIDAGGNVSHKVTEKDNKLSVGDPFHGASLQCIKNVDLYAAEKEIFLGSKCEVDDVPAPWQFWMVMLKNGNLDTSAGLCPDNGKKIGPFPPEKRFPCFGKGCMNQPLVFHNYTSLQGTKLWGRFFGTYDLDGASKLGKHGISFFSVTWEKEMGKGGWTFHHVLRTTKKYPWLMLYQRSDATRGFSGGYHYDTRGMTKIIPESPDFKVRLTLEIKKGGGPSSQFYLMDMGSCWKNNGDPCDGDVTSDVTRYSEMILNPKTQAWCRPDTLYECPPYHTFANGTRVHRTDTARFPYSAYHVYCFPGNAEHPENPYRFCDPYSNPQPQEILQILPHPVWGEYGYPTKKGDGWVGDPRTWELDVGRMSQALYFYQEPGTPPATRKWTSLDVGTEIYVYDHAEAEWVLSDFDIIVPKTGKLGAS, via the exons ATGGCGGCTTCAGCTGGCCTCGCCCCTGCCCTCCCTCTTTTGGTGGCCGTCTGCTGTTTTCTCTTTCCGATCTTCGTCGGCGGCGAAATCGAGTACATTTCAGCAGTGGGAGACCCCGGGATGAGAAGAGACGGTCTGAGGCTTGCTCTGGAGGCCTGGAACTTCTGCAATGAGGTCGGCGCAGAGGCCCCCGGAATGGGAAGCCCCCGCGTGGCCGATTGCTTCGACATCG ACGCTGGCGGAAACGTGTCGCACAAGGTGACCGAGAAAGACAACAAGCTCAGCGTCGGCGATCCCTTCCACGGAGCTTCGCTCCAATGCATCAAGAACGTCGACCTCTACGCcgcagagaaggagatcttcctGGGGTCGAAGTGCGAGGTGGACGACGTCCCCGCGCCGTGGCAGTTCTGGATGGTCATGCTCAAGAACGGAAATTTGGACACCTCTGCGGGCCTCTGCCCGGACAACGGCAAGAAGATCGGACCTTTCCCGCCTGAGAAAAGGTTTCCGTGCTTTGGCAAAGGGTGCATGAACCAGCCGCTGGTGTTCCACAACTACACTTCCTTGCAAGGGACCAAGCTCTGGGGCAGATTCTTCGGGACCTATGATCTCGACGGAGCTTCCAAATTGGGGAAGCACGGCATATCGTTCTTCTCCGTTACATGGGAGAAAGAAATGGGGAAGGGCGGCTGGACCTTTCACCATGTTCTCAGAACCACCAAGAAGTACCCATGGCTCATGCTCTACCAGCGATCTGATGCCACAAGGGGATTCTCTGGCGGTTATCACTATGACACCAGAGGCATGACCAAAATC ATCCCAGAATCTCCTGACTTCAAGGTGAGGCTCACGCTGGAGATCAAAAAAGGTGGAGGTCCGAGCAGCCAGTTTTATCTGATGGACATGGGCAGCTGCTGGAAGAACAATGGCGACCCCTGCGACGGCGATGTGACGTCCGACGTCACTCGATACAGCGAGATGATCCTGAACCCGAAAACCCAAGCCTGGTGCCGGCCCGACACCCTCTACGAGTGCCCACCATACCACACCTTCGCCAACGGCACTCGAGTTCACCGGACTGATACTGCTCGTTTCCCATACAGCGCCTATCACGTCTATTGCTTTCCGGGGAACGCCGAGCACCCGGAGAATCCATACCGGTTCTGCGATCCTTACAGCAATCCCCAGCCACAGGAGATACTGCAGATACTACCTCATCCCGTATGGGGGGAGTATGGGTACCCTACAAAGAAGGGAGACGGTTGGGTGGGCGATCCCAGGACTTGGGAGCTTGATGTTGGCAGGATGTCCCAGGCTCTCTATTTTTATCAG GAGCCAGGCACACCTCCAGCAACGAGGAAGTGGACTTCGCTGGATGTTGGAACAGAGATCTATGTCTATGATCATGCAGAGGCTGAGTGGGTTCTGAGCGATTTTGATATAATTGTTCCTAAAACTGGGAAACTTGGAGCATCATAG